ACGCATCTGGCGCCAACGGCCCGCCCTCGACGACGTGGACGGGCCCCGCTTCGGAGACCCAGTCCTGCCGCACCCATTCGTCCGGACGCCGTACCAAGACGGCGGCGGGGACGTTCCGCGCGCGCAGGGCCCCCAGCAGATGCCGTCCGAGAAAGCCCGTCGCTCCAGTCACCAACACGCGAGGCGTACTCATGATGCCACCCTCCGCTGCGCCAACTCATCCGCCGCCGCGCCCTTGAGCACGCAGCCGTCCAGGAAGTCTTTCAAGGCCTCCGCCCGCGGACCCCACGCGTGGGCACCCGACTCCATCCGGACCAGGATCTCCCGCTCCACCAGCGCCTGGAAGGCGTCCTCCAGGTGCGGCAGATGGGCGGAGGGATACGTCTCCAACACCGCCCGCGCGGTGGTGTGCGCGGGTGCCGCGGCGTCCGGCGAACCCAGGCCCCGCGCGACGAGCGCGTAGTCGAACGCCACCGGCGCGAAGAGCGCCTCCACCACCCGCTGCAACCGGACGTCCTCCGTGGGCGTCTCGGCGGCGGGCGGCATCCAGCCCTGGCGCTCCACGTGCAACCGCAGCGCGAGCGAGTCCGGGAAGAGCGCGAGCGCATCCCCATGGAACCAGTGCATCCACTGGTTGCGCAGCGACTGGTGGAACGCGGCCGACGTGTCCTCGGGGACCGGCAGCGCGCTGTCGAGCACCCGCCCACCCCGGGCCCGGATGGCCGCCGAGAGCCACGCCACGTCGACCCCTTCCAACTGCGTCTGCGCGAGGAAGGCGCGAAGGTGGAAGGCCGTGGTGGTGATGCACCGCTGCTGCTCGGCCACGAGCTTGCGGCTCAGCGCGCCCACGTCCGCCGACGGCGCCAGCAGCAAGGGCTCACCACAGGCCAGGTGGATGCGGCCCAGGCGCACCTGCCCCCGCGCGAGCTGCGCCAGCCACTTGAGGATGGCCGGCAGCGACATGCGCGAGCGCGCGCCACCGCCCAGCTCACGCTCGAACGCGGCCTCCTCCGGCACACGGTCGTAGGAGATGGCGATGGGCAGCACCGTGAAGGCACCGCCCGTGTCCTGAAGCCCGCGAAGCAGGCCGCGCCGGGGCGCCAGGACGCGACGCGCACGGCTGCGCTCCCCTTCCACGAAGAACATCAGCGAGGCCCTCGCGCCGACGAGCCGCCGCAGCTCCTCGCCCACCGCCGGGTCCGCCTTGCCCACGCCCCGGCGGATGTAGAAGGCCCGCGCCTCGCGGAGCAGGTTACCCACGACGGGGATGCGGGAGAACTCCTCCGCCGCGGCGATGTGCGGCACCGCGATGCCCAGCTCGGGGTGCTGGAAGCAGAGGTAGCTCATCAACAGGAAGTCGAAGTAGCTGCGGTGCGTGGGCGCCAACACGAACAGCGTGTCGGGCGGCGCCGCCGCCACCGCGCGCTCGAACGACGGCCGGTCGAAGGTGACGGTGGCCGTGCATTGGCGCAGCGTCTTGCGCAGCGCGATACCCAGCGAGCGGATGGCCCACGGCGCGGCCGGCTTGGTGCGCAGCCACTCCACGTCACCCAGCGTGTCGTCGTGCGCCTTGCCCGCCAGCGGCATCTGCGTCTCGTCCAGGCGCAGCAGGTGCTGGTAGAGGCTGCGGTTGACGATGTCCAGGTACGCCTGGGGGGTGTAGCCCTCCAGCGCCGCGGGGATGGACGGGCGGAAGTCGAAGGTGTGGTGCGTGAAGTACTCGAACGCCGCGTTCATGTACCGCACGCGCTCGTCCACCTTCTCCAGCTTGCGCCGCTGCTGGTTCTTCTTCGTCGCCGTCAGCAGCGCGCTCATCGCGGCCATCGGCAGGCCTCGCCGCAGCAGGTCCTCGCGCGAGAAGCCGTGCTCCTGGCGGCCCACGAACATGCCCGGCCACGCCTTGGCGCCCGGACGCTCGCGGAAGAAGCGCGTCGTCGTGTCCACGGACAGGTCCACGCGCAGCGCCTTCTCCACGCCCATCACCGCGTAACGGATGGGCACGGGCTCACCCGGCGCGGGCATCCTCCCTTGGAAGGCCGCTTCCACGATGCGGTTCGACACCACGTCCACCGGCACCACGTCCAGCCGCACGCCCGGGTCCGCCACCCACGCCTTCACGATGCCCAGGCCGGCGTACAGCAGGCAGCCCGCGAAGGCCGCCGCGCTGTCCAACCAGCCCGGGAACGGCGCGCGCCAGGACGCGGAGATGATGCTCGGCCGGACGATGGTGAGCGGCACGTCGCCACGGCGCTCGCACAGCAGGTGCTCGGCCAGGCACTTCGTGTACGTATAGGTGTTGGGGTGCCCCGTCTCGGCCTTGAGCTCCTGCTCGGAGCGCGAGCCGTCCAGGATGGCCTGGTACAGCGCCTCCGCGGGACGCGGCAGGTGCGCCAGCGTCTCCGGGATGGGGCCCGGCCGCCACGCCGTCACGTACGCGGTGGACACGTCCACCATGCCCACGAGCGAGCGACAGGCCCGCGCCAGCTCCAGCACGTTGAGCGCGCTGGTGATGTTCGACGCCGCCGCGACCTTCACCGGCAGGTCGAAGTCCACGCTGGCCGCGCAGTGGATGACGTGGGTGGTGCGCGCCGTCACCGCGGCGAAGTCCGCCTCGGAGAGGCCGCAGCGCGGCTCCTCCAAATCGCCTCCCACCACCGACACCCACTGCTCCCAGCCGGTGGGCAGTCCGCGGAACACCTCGGCCTTCCGCACCCGCTTCTGGAAGCGCGTCTCCGGGGTCGTGACACGTCCCGCCTGCCCCTTCTCCGGGCGGATGAGGACGCTCACCGCGCCCAGCCCCAGCTCCTCCCGGCGGCGCAGCAACTCCTCCAGGACGACCTTGCCCACGAAGCCCGTCACGCCCGTCAGGAGGACGTGGGCCTTGTTCGTTGTATCAACCATGGTGTGCAGCCCTTGTCTCAGGATTCCGAGCCCGGCTCGCGCTCGAGCTCCACCTGCCCGAGCACGCCGTGGTTGGACGCGCCGAAGAGGTTGTCGGGGTCCACCGCCTTCTTCACTTCGCGGGTGAAGGTGCGCGCGCCCTCGGAATAGATGTCCTTCATGAAGCGCTGACGGAGCTTGCCCACGCCGTGGTGGTGGGACAGCGAGCCGCCCGCGGCGAGCATCTCCTCGCGCGCCGCGTGCTCCATCTCCGTGTACTCGCGCACCGGGTCCTCGACGCCCTTCGCGTAGAAGCCCATGTAGAAGTAGATGCAGACCCCCGTCGGGTAGACCTGGGTGATGCGGCCGGTGAAGAACGGCTTGCCCGGCAGCTTGCGGCGCTCGTGCTCGCGGGACACGCGCTCACGGACGCGCTCGTAGAGCTCCATGGCGCGGCTCCACGGCACGCTCGTCTCGAAGCTCTCCGCGATGGCCCAGTGCTCGAAGGTGAGGTCGCGGATGTACGCGATGCCGAAGGTGAGCTGGTAGCCGCGCTCGCCATTCGCGCCGCCCGCCTTCATGCCGCCGTGGCGCTCCGCGATGGGGTAGAGGATCCGCTCCTGGAACTCGACCTCCGCCTCGGTGCCCTCGAACACCAGCGTCGCCACCGCGAGCGTGTCCGGGTCGTACCCCTTCACCTGGGTGACGAAGAACTTCTCCACGTCACTCTTCAGCTTGTCACCCAGGCCGTCCTTCTTCGGCTTGAGCGCCTGACCGAAGTGGAACTGGGTGTTGTCCATGACGCGCACGCTGGCGGGGACGGCGCCCGCGCTCTGCAGGTCGTAGAGGAACGCCAGGCCCGCGGCCAGGTCCGGGAACAGGACGCTGCCGTAGCGCTGCACCTCGGGCAACGGGAAGAGCTTCACCACGGCGCTGGTCACGATGCCGTAGTTGCCCTCGCTGCCGAACATGAAGTTCTTCGGGTTGGGGCCAATGCTCTCCCGGGGCCCCACGCGCGGACGCTCGACGACCCCGTGCGCGGTGACGACCTTCATGTCGAGCACCAGGTCCTCGATGTTGCCGTAGCGGTTCTTCTTCATCCCGCTCGCGTTGGTCGCAATCCAACCGCCGAGCGTGGAGAACTCCACGCTGTCCGGCTCATGGCCCATGGTGAAGCCGTGCTTCGCCAGCTCCGCCACCAGGTGCCGGCCCGTCGCGCCCGCCTCGATACAGGCCATGCGGTTGACGGGGTCGATCCACAGGATGTGATTCATCCGCCGCATGTCCACGGCGATGACGAAGCGCTGCTCGTCCACCGACAGGCGCAGCGCGTCCGTGACGTTCGTCCCGCCGCCGAAGGGGATGAGACAGGCGCCGTGCTGCTTCGCCGCGTCGGTGAGCTGGACGACCTGCTCGTGCGACGCGGGAAACACCACCAGGTCCGGCACGCGCTCCAGGCGCTCGTAGCGGATGGCCCAGATTTCCGCGCCCGTGTGGCCGTGCCCGCGGCGCAGTCGCACCAAGGGGTCACTGGAGAGCTGGTCCTCGGCCAGGAACTCGCGCAGCGCGGTCAGCAGGGCCGGAGCCTGCTTCGGCTCGGGGACGACGGGAGGGTAGTGCGGCTCGTTGCGGTTGTCGTAGCCCAGCGGCGACGCGAGCATCTTCGAGAACCAGGGCATCAGCGACGGCAGCTCGACGTTGCTGATGTTGTAGCGCGAGCCCGTCAGCACCACGTTGCCGTCCGGCTTCACGACGAAGCGCGTGTCCTTGAACCCCCAGCCGTCCAGGGACTCCTCGTCGCTCGTCACCTGGGACGGCGGTGGAACGAAGCGCGTCTCGCCTGTGCCGACATCGCGCCGCTCCGGCTTGAAGCCCGCGAGCACGTCGCGCGCCTCCTTCGCCAACGACGCGCTCGCCTGTCCAAGCTTCTGCGCCAGGGTCTTCTCCGACATTCCGGCCTCCATTGCCGTCGAGAGGGCCCTGCACCGCGGTGGCCGTCCCGAATCTGTCCGCGACGTACGCGGGGTGAAATCAGGCCCGAATCGGGACAGCGCCACGAATCGCGGCGGCTCCGTCATCCAGGCGGTTGAAACAAGCGCGGCCCCTCGGCGCGGCACCTGGGCTGGCGACACGGCCATCCCTGGCGGACCCTGTCCGGCGCAGGTGCCGGCGGGCGCCCTGCACGAGGGGCGACGCGAGAGAGGATGAATCGAGGAAGCCGTCAGTCATGCCCGTGAATCCAGCGGCTGAGATTCACCCACGACCGCCGAGACAACCCGCCAACGCGGGCGGCTCGCGGTGGGCACCCAGCCCGCCGCCATCGCACCGCCGAGTGGCAGGGTCCGGTTGCTAACACGATTCCTGAAACGGGAGCTACTTTTCGGGACCTCGGCCCCTGCCCCACGGGCCCGTATCGCGTCCTTCCGGCGACGTGCCAGCGCGCATCACGTGGACACAGTGATGGCTGCCCACCACCGGGGCCTCGCCACCCTCACGCCGCGTGACATCGGGTGCTTTCTTCCGGCCGCGTGCGCGCCCCCGAACAACGCAGACCCCAGCCGTGGCCCATCCGCGTGAGCCACTGGCTCAACGTGCCGCTGCTGCTCATCATGGCGGCCAGCGGCCTGCAGATTCTCGTCGCCTATCCACTGCTCGGGCCACGCGGCAGGCCCTATGGCTGGTACCCGTTCCAGGGCGTCTCACCACCCGAATGGACACGGCTGGGAGACTGGCTCGCGGGCGCGAGACATTGGCACTTCGCCTTCGCCTGGTTCCTCACGCTCAACGGCGTGGCGTATGTGCTGTATCTCGCGCTCAGCGGGGAATGGCGCCGCCGCCTCTTCCTGCCCCGGCGCGATACGCGCAATGCCCTGGCCACGCTCGCCTTCTATCTGCGCGTGCGGAGGCAGGCGCCCACGCAGGGCCTCTACAATGGACTCCAGCGACTGGCGTACACCGGCACGCTGGCGCTGGGACTGCTCGCCGTGCTCTCCGGGCTCGTCCTCTACAAGCCCGTGCAGCTCGGCGCGCTTACCGCGCTGATGGGTGGCTACGACGCCGCTCGCGCCGTGCATCTCATCGTGCTCGCGCTGCTCGCACTCTTCACCGTGGGCCACATCGTGATGGTGCTGCTCCACCCGCGAAGCCTGGGCGAGATGGTGACGGGCGGAAGGAAGCCGGATGCCTAGGCATCGTCTCCTCACACGGCGCACGGCCTTGCTCGGCGCCACCGTGCTCACTTCGAGCGCATGCGATAGCAAACGCCCCCGCGAAGGGTTCCTCGGCGCCATGGAGCGCTTCAACGCCCGCGTCCAGGCGGCGCTGTTCGACCCGGACCAACTGGCACCGGAACTGAGCCCCGAGGAGACGACGCCGCCCGGGAAGTTCCCCGAGTACTTCGTCTCCGACACGGTCCCGCTGGCGCCCGAGGGTTGGGCGCTGCGCGTGGGCGGGCTGGTGGCGCGTCCGTCGGTGCTGACACTGGAGGCGCTCCAGCGAATGCCACGCACCGACCTGCGCATCCGCCACCACTGCGTCGAAGGCTGGAGCGCGGTGGCATCGTGGCACGGCGTGCGCCTGAGCGAACTCGCCAGACACGTGGGCGCGGACACGCGCGCGGGCTACGTGGAGCTGCGCTCCTTCGACGCGGGCTACCACTCATCCTGGGACAGACCCAGCGCCTTCCATCCCCAGACGATTCTGGCCTACGGGATGAATGGACAGCCGCTGACACCGGGACACGGCGCGCCGCTGCGCCTCTATTCCGGCGTGAAGCTGGGCTACAAGATGGTGAAGTACCTCACCGAGGTGAACTTCCTCCCAGAGCCCACTGGCGGCTACTGGGAAGACCGCGGCTACGAGTGGTTCGCTGGCGTGTGAAGCGAACCACCCGAGGACCTCAGGCCTTGCTGCCCACGAAGCCGCCGCCGAACGGCGAGAAGCCCCGCTTGCGCAACGCCTCGCGCTCCGCGGTGAGGGCGGCCAGCGCCTCGTCCCGCGTGTTGTAGTGATTCACGGCCGCGCCGTTGATGGCGCCGCTGGTGAGCACGAACATGCGCGTCATCTCGTCGCCGCCGAAGCGGTACGAGCGATGCGTGTAACGCTCCAGCACCTCGCGCCGCTCCTTCCCGAAGACACGGCCCGCGGTGAACTTCACCACCAACCCATCCAGGTTGATGAGCAGGTCCACCCGGGAGGGGTACTTGGAGAGGTGCGCCTCCACTTCCGTCCTCCAACGGAGGACGTCCGCCTCATTGACCAGGACGCAGTCAGTGAAGTTCGCGGTGACGACGTCGTTCTGCACGTCGTAATCGAAGGACATGCTCCAGGCCATCTGAAGTCTCCTCAGGCCGTGGCGGAGCCGGCGAGGAAGGCGGACACCAGGGCCGCCGTCTCCTCGGGACGCTCCACCTGCGGGTAGTGGCCGGGGCCAGGGAGGTACGTCAGCCGCGCGCGGCGGATGGGCGCCACCACCGCCTGACGCAGGAACGCGGGCGGCAGGAAGGCGTCATCCGTGGCCACCACCAGCGTGGGCGCGGCAATCGCAGCCAGCTTCTCGGCGAAGCCACCCGTCGTCCAGGCGTCGTAGACCTGCTCGATGCACTCCGGGCTGACGTCCATCGAGTCCTTCAGCAGCGACTCCAGCGACTCCGGCGAGAGCTGCTTGCACGCGAGCCCAAGGATGGTCTGCTTCTGCTCGCGGCTCGAACCCGAGGTGCGGAACAACCCCGCCGCGTCCGGCGGCAGCGGCAGGCCCGTGGCCGGCACGGTGTTGAGCGCCACCACCCCGTCCACCCGGTCCGGCACCTCCGACGCCACCCACTGCACGAGCTGGCCGCCCATGCTGTGCCCCACCAGCGTGAAGCGATGCGCGCCCGAGGCGTCCACCACCGCCAGCACGTCCGAAGCCAGCGTCTCCAGGCCATAGCCCGTCTTCGGCCGGTCCGACTTGCCCGTGCCGCGCATGTCCGGAATCACCAGCCGCAGCCCGGTCAGGTCCAGGCGCTCCACCAGCGAATCCCACACGGCGCCGGACACCATCCAACCGTGGACCAGCACCACCGTCCGGGGACCGTCACCCACGACCCGGTAGTGGAGCGAAGTTCCGTCTTTCGCTGATGTCGAGGGCATGTGGGTATTCTCCGGAGAAAAGTTGATAAAGCAGGATTGTAGAAATCCGAGGAAGCACTAGCAAGCCACGGTTTCGAAGTGTTGGCTACCGCCTACGCGGAGAGTGTGGCCAGCAGTCGGCGGGCCTGCGCCGCGACGTCCACATCGTCCGACCGCGTCGCCTGCTGGGCGTGGGCCCTCGCCGCAGCTACGTCCGTGTCAGCCAGGGCCAGGGCCAGGTTGAGGTGGGCCGGGGTGCACTGGGGGTGCGCGGTCAGCACCCGCTGCAACAGCGGGACGGCGCGGCGCTTCCCTTCCACGCCCTGCTGGCAGAGCAGGACGGCGCAGTCATTCACCGGATCAGGCTCCGTGGGCCGCAGGGCCACCGCCTCTTCCAGCAACGCGAGCGCGCGCGCGGGTTCCCCCAGGGCGCCATGCACCTGGGCCAACGCGCGGCGCACCTCCACGGAGTCCGGAGCCCGGGCCAGCGCGTCGCCCAGCGCGGCGAGGGCCTCCTCCACCTGCCCGTCCGCCAGCGCCGCGATGCCGTGCCGGTAGGCGAAGTCCGCGCTGTGCGGCGCCAGGCGGCGCAGCTCGGCGGACGCGAACAGGGCGCTGCGCGGTGAGCCCGCGAGCATGCACAGCCGGTACATCTCCTCCCAGAGGGAGAGGTCCTCCGGCTCCAGGCCCAGGGCCTCCTTGAGCACGTGCACGGCGCGGCCCACCTCCCCCTTCTCCAGGTGGGCGTGGGACTGTTGGAGGAGCCTGCGGGCGGCGGCCTTCATGCGCGCGAGTGTACTCCCGCTCTGGCAGACTCCGCGCCTCATGGTGGACGAACGGGACGGCGACACGGGCGCGGCGCGGCGGGAACCCCAGCGCACGGTGGACTGCGAGGACGCACTGGCGTGGTTGGAGGCGCGCCCCGTGTTGGAGGGCAGCTCGGCCATCGCCTCCCTGCCTGACTGGTCGGAGTTCCCGACCCTCTCCCTGGCGGACTGGAAGGCGTGGTTCATCCGCG
This genomic window from Myxococcus hansupus contains:
- a CDS encoding cytochrome b/b6 domain-containing protein is translated as MLSSGRVRAPEQRRPQPWPIRVSHWLNVPLLLIMAASGLQILVAYPLLGPRGRPYGWYPFQGVSPPEWTRLGDWLAGARHWHFAFAWFLTLNGVAYVLYLALSGEWRRRLFLPRRDTRNALATLAFYLRVRRQAPTQGLYNGLQRLAYTGTLALGLLAVLSGLVLYKPVQLGALTALMGGYDAARAVHLIVLALLALFTVGHIVMVLLHPRSLGEMVTGGRKPDA
- a CDS encoding SDR family oxidoreductase, with product MVDTTNKAHVLLTGVTGFVGKVVLEELLRRREELGLGAVSVLIRPEKGQAGRVTTPETRFQKRVRKAEVFRGLPTGWEQWVSVVGGDLEEPRCGLSEADFAAVTARTTHVIHCAASVDFDLPVKVAAASNITSALNVLELARACRSLVGMVDVSTAYVTAWRPGPIPETLAHLPRPAEALYQAILDGSRSEQELKAETGHPNTYTYTKCLAEHLLCERRGDVPLTIVRPSIISASWRAPFPGWLDSAAAFAGCLLYAGLGIVKAWVADPGVRLDVVPVDVVSNRIVEAAFQGRMPAPGEPVPIRYAVMGVEKALRVDLSVDTTTRFFRERPGAKAWPGMFVGRQEHGFSREDLLRRGLPMAAMSALLTATKKNQQRRKLEKVDERVRYMNAAFEYFTHHTFDFRPSIPAALEGYTPQAYLDIVNRSLYQHLLRLDETQMPLAGKAHDDTLGDVEWLRTKPAAPWAIRSLGIALRKTLRQCTATVTFDRPSFERAVAAAPPDTLFVLAPTHRSYFDFLLMSYLCFQHPELGIAVPHIAAAEEFSRIPVVGNLLREARAFYIRRGVGKADPAVGEELRRLVGARASLMFFVEGERSRARRVLAPRRGLLRGLQDTGGAFTVLPIAISYDRVPEEAAFERELGGGARSRMSLPAILKWLAQLARGQVRLGRIHLACGEPLLLAPSADVGALSRKLVAEQQRCITTTAFHLRAFLAQTQLEGVDVAWLSAAIRARGGRVLDSALPVPEDTSAAFHQSLRNQWMHWFHGDALALFPDSLALRLHVERQGWMPPAAETPTEDVRLQRVVEALFAPVAFDYALVARGLGSPDAAAPAHTTARAVLETYPSAHLPHLEDAFQALVEREILVRMESGAHAWGPRAEALKDFLDGCVLKGAAADELAQRRVAS
- a CDS encoding FAD-binding oxidoreductase, whose amino-acid sequence is MSEKTLAQKLGQASASLAKEARDVLAGFKPERRDVGTGETRFVPPPSQVTSDEESLDGWGFKDTRFVVKPDGNVVLTGSRYNISNVELPSLMPWFSKMLASPLGYDNRNEPHYPPVVPEPKQAPALLTALREFLAEDQLSSDPLVRLRRGHGHTGAEIWAIRYERLERVPDLVVFPASHEQVVQLTDAAKQHGACLIPFGGGTNVTDALRLSVDEQRFVIAVDMRRMNHILWIDPVNRMACIEAGATGRHLVAELAKHGFTMGHEPDSVEFSTLGGWIATNASGMKKNRYGNIEDLVLDMKVVTAHGVVERPRVGPRESIGPNPKNFMFGSEGNYGIVTSAVVKLFPLPEVQRYGSVLFPDLAAGLAFLYDLQSAGAVPASVRVMDNTQFHFGQALKPKKDGLGDKLKSDVEKFFVTQVKGYDPDTLAVATLVFEGTEAEVEFQERILYPIAERHGGMKAGGANGERGYQLTFGIAYIRDLTFEHWAIAESFETSVPWSRAMELYERVRERVSREHERRKLPGKPFFTGRITQVYPTGVCIYFYMGFYAKGVEDPVREYTEMEHAAREEMLAAGGSLSHHHGVGKLRQRFMKDIYSEGARTFTREVKKAVDPDNLFGASNHGVLGQVELEREPGSES
- a CDS encoding molybdopterin-dependent oxidoreductase, producing the protein MPRHRLLTRRTALLGATVLTSSACDSKRPREGFLGAMERFNARVQAALFDPDQLAPELSPEETTPPGKFPEYFVSDTVPLAPEGWALRVGGLVARPSVLTLEALQRMPRTDLRIRHHCVEGWSAVASWHGVRLSELARHVGADTRAGYVELRSFDAGYHSSWDRPSAFHPQTILAYGMNGQPLTPGHGAPLRLYSGVKLGYKMVKYLTEVNFLPEPTGGYWEDRGYEWFAGV
- a CDS encoding tetratricopeptide repeat protein — translated: MKAAARRLLQQSHAHLEKGEVGRAVHVLKEALGLEPEDLSLWEEMYRLCMLAGSPRSALFASAELRRLAPHSADFAYRHGIAALADGQVEEALAALGDALARAPDSVEVRRALAQVHGALGEPARALALLEEAVALRPTEPDPVNDCAVLLCQQGVEGKRRAVPLLQRVLTAHPQCTPAHLNLALALADTDVAAARAHAQQATRSDDVDVAAQARRLLATLSA
- a CDS encoding alpha/beta fold hydrolase, coding for MPSTSAKDGTSLHYRVVGDGPRTVVLVHGWMVSGAVWDSLVERLDLTGLRLVIPDMRGTGKSDRPKTGYGLETLASDVLAVVDASGAHRFTLVGHSMGGQLVQWVASEVPDRVDGVVALNTVPATGLPLPPDAAGLFRTSGSSREQKQTILGLACKQLSPESLESLLKDSMDVSPECIEQVYDAWTTGGFAEKLAAIAAPTLVVATDDAFLPPAFLRQAVVAPIRRARLTYLPGPGHYPQVERPEETAALVSAFLAGSATA